tgtatataattatacaaaattatgaTTCagattatatatacatatataaaacgCTGGAAATATATCgagtattttataaatttactGTATATTTACTCCATACCCCTTTATTTCAGACATATTAGCGCCTGGGAATTGAGCTTCAGAAGTCCTATAAAAAAGAGatcttaatattttctttgacATTGTAGTTTTCTCGCGCCAAGGACTAGATACAGTTTTaaacgttttattatttttattatttctatctCTTGCAGATGTATTTTTTTCTGCAGGATTTTTTTGATATACATGATTCCTCTGTGTAAACCCTGTACTGtgtgtaaaattattattatctacAGCTTCATTTATAGTAGCTTCATCTATGgaattcgtttctttttctttctctgcttcgaacgtattttcatgtatattatccatattttctttctctttttctacattttctACTTCTATATTAGAATCCATCACACTTGcatccttctttttctttttattctttttaactTTTACAGCTTCTTCTTCCGTTTTTTCGTTATCGTCGCCTATTTCATCACTAGCTTTTATATTAGTTTCAGAGACATCTTCATGTTGGATATCTGGGTCGACacgttcctttttcttcttcttcgacttcttcttttctttagaAATATTGCCCTGATCTTTTTGGAGTTCACATTCCCCTTTCTCAGGCTGTAAATTTGTTTCTATAATTTCTTCTACATTCGTTCTATCATCGGTGCTAATTTCTTTCACTTCTTCTTTtcgctttttcttctttgatttcttATGCGACACATTTTCCTGAATCTCCAATATATTTTCATctgtattaatatttttattttctatccCCTCTTCATAAATTTCTTTATCTTCTTCTGGTGCTTCTACTATTGTTTCCAAATTAGATCGACgactttctttcctttttttagaTTTCTTACTTTTACGTTCATTGATTTCATTGTCATTTATCTCCTCAGGTTTGTCTTCAGCGTCTAAAGCTTCATTAGTAAAGCCAAATGATACAGAATTTTTAACATCTtcctgtttcttcttcttcttcttcttggcTTTCTTGTTCTCAACTTCAAATTTATCCAATTTTGTTCggcctttctttttctttatagaATCAGTACTGTATTCCACGTGATCGTTAAATGTTACCCTTTTCTTTTCAACTTCATCGCTTAAATCTAAGGCCGAGTTTGCAAGACCGAACTGTACCCTAGATACTTCAAATTCTTGTCCATTATAAACATCCTCTGATTGAGAATCCAGATTCAAGGCAGCATTTACAATACCATTTTCGTACTGTACGCTACTTACATTATcatctttaaattttttaatactctGATTTAAACTTGGTTCAGTCTCATCAATagactttctttttttgagGGATCCAACCTCGGtggaatttgaaatattctcAGGGCTATTTAGTTCCATGCAAGGATTTTCAAAAGCATAATtacttgaatttttcatttctttattttcttcattacGAGATTGCGCTTTGCCGAAGGGCGATGCGAAACCAAACCCTGCATACTCAGGTTCACTTTCCAAATTGGATTCTGGCTTCTTTTTTCGTTTAGACATTAAAGAAATATCTTTACcctttttcataaaataatcgGTCATACTACCGCCGTTTATTACAATAACACCGTTGTTATTTTCCGGAGTATTAATCGCAACAGAGCTTTCTTCTTCTGTATTTGTTTCTTTACATCCCTTATTCatgtttatttctttctgaCCAAATATATTTGCTAAATCTTTCGAACTATACTTATTTACATCCTTTCCCCTCGTGAATTTTTGATAGctaataagaatattaattaataataattctacataaacaaatgaaatagaatacTTACTGTACACGAGCACGGCTGTGCTTAGACTTCAACTCTAATGACTTTCCACTTAGTTCAGTATTAACTTCTTCTATTTGTACTATAGTCTCACTTTGTTCTGTCTGAAGCTTTTGTAAGAAGTCATTAAAGCTCTCTTGATGTTCTGTCCATGCTTCTTCTAAAGCATCTTGTTTGAAACCAATACCTTAAAAACAATGTATGTCAGTGGAATCTATTTGAAATATAGTTACGACTTTGAAAtgataatttgttaattttatttaaacattcttacctgatttatcatttttaacagACACGCGTACGTGCTCCGTCATACCCTGTTCATTTGCTCCGAGTCCTTTGCCACTTGTCCAACCCATTTTCTCCAGCATTTTCTGCCCAAATTTCTCTCCATCtaaaaaatgaacaataaattttaataatatgcAACGTTTCATTCAATTAACaagaataaattcaaatattaatataccCTCGCTCCACTGCTTTCCTCGAGGGTTCAGTGTCCACTTCTGTTTTTGACGACGTTCTGCGAGCATCGACATTATATCttgattttgtaatttaccagttagaaaaatttatgaatttaacaTTAGATAATCTATTATGGAtgatttcttttaaataatactcTATAATACAACATAAGTTTGGAAAAACGTTGTCAGTTTAAGCAAGGTTAAGGAAACTCGTCGAGTAGTTTGCGCCGTTTTTGTAGAGATGGCGATGGgatcgaattaaaaaaattgttaatttaaattgCTTCTTATAGGCGATTTAATTATGCACCTTATAATCAGCACGTGACGCCCGCAAAGGCTTTATAATGACGCCTTCGTCTGTTATTGGTAATAAATCGAAGCAATCTGCTATTACCATCAACTTGCGTTAGACTGTTGCAGTGCGAAGTGTTtcacattttcaaatttgaattttaggaATATCGTTCGTAGTGCATGAATCTTAATTTGCAAATAAAGTTTAGGATAATTTGATTCCTTTTCCATACCTATtcaatcattatttttattagtaACACAGTTAcatgttttaaaataattaaattaagatACTTTGATGGCTTGCTATGTATTTGTAATGTTAAATAGTTCatatcatatttttaaatacttcTATTTAATCTAATATGAACATTATttaatcataaaataattaaatgaaaattaaagcGCTTCCCATGGCTCGGCGTCCGCGAATTAATTGAGAGGATAAGAATACTTTTGCAATTCACTGTACGCGATGCATTAGCTGACATTTTCTAATGGAACACCCTATACATCCTCCCATGATTGGTCATTAATTTTAAACGCTGAATCAGATACATCTACATATCttacatttaaatattttgaccCAGACCAGATACGAAGGATGTCAAGGTCAGTCTTTTATAATCTCACCAATGATTGCCTTATCAACATTTGCTCAATTCAATTCAGTTGCACTTAACAACTG
The sequence above is drawn from the Osmia bicornis bicornis chromosome 14, iOsmBic2.1, whole genome shotgun sequence genome and encodes:
- the LOC114875916 gene encoding TNF receptor-associated factor family protein DDB_G0272098-like, with amino-acid sequence MSMLAERRQKQKWTLNPRGKQWSEDGEKFGQKMLEKMGWTSGKGLGANEQGMTEHVRVSVKNDKSGIGFKQDALEEAWTEHQESFNDFLQKLQTEQSETIVQIEEVNTELSGKSLELKSKHSRARVHYQKFTRGKDVNKYSSKDLANIFGQKEINMNKGCKETNTEEESSVAINTPENNNGVIVINGGSMTDYFMKKGKDISLMSKRKKKPESNLESEPEYAGFGFASPFGKAQSRNEENKEMKNSSNYAFENPCMELNSPENISNSTEVGSLKKRKSIDETEPSLNQSIKKFKDDNVSSVQYENGIVNAALNLDSQSEDVYNGQEFEVSRVQFGLANSALDLSDEVEKKRVTFNDHVEYSTDSIKKKKGRTKLDKFEVENKKAKKKKKKKQEDVKNSVSFGFTNEALDAEDKPEEINDNEINERKSKKSKKRKESRRSNLETIVEAPEEDKEIYEEGIENKNINTDENILEIQENVSHKKSKKKKRKEEVKEISTDDRTNVEEIIETNLQPEKGECELQKDQGNISKEKKKSKKKKKERVDPDIQHEDVSETNIKASDEIGDDNEKTEEEAVKVKKNKKKKKDASVMDSNIEVENVEKEKENMDNIHENTFEAEKEKETNSIDEATINEAVDNNNFTHSTGFTQRNHVYQKNPAEKNTSARDRNNKNNKTFKTVSSPWREKTTMSKKILRSLFYRTSEAQFPGANMSEIKGYGVNIQ